From the genome of Pelodiscus sinensis isolate JC-2024 chromosome 12, ASM4963464v1, whole genome shotgun sequence, one region includes:
- the C12H19orf12 gene encoding protein C19orf12 homolog, whose product MPIDVNDVMRLLCRISEERKMKAAIKHSGQGALVAGATAFVGGLMGGPPGIAIGGAVGGLFGAWMTAGQFKPIPQIILELSPAEQQKLYDDAFAIIRNLDWTDAAQLTALVMGNAALQQKLAAVLINYLSHELKAEIRYGE is encoded by the exons ATGCCAATCGACGTTAATGACGTGATGCGCCTGTTGTGCCGTATCTCTGAGGAGaggaagatgaaggctgctatcaagcaTTCTGGACAAGGAGCACTAGTAGCGGGTGCAACAGCATTTGTTGGGGGCTTAATGGGGGGCCCACCTGGAATAGCCATAG GGGGTGCAGTTGGTGGTTTATTTGGTGCTTGGATGACTGCTGGACAGTTTAAGCCAATCCCCCAGATTATACTGGAACTGTCCCCTGCCGAGCAGCAGAAGCTCTATGACGATGCCTTCGCTATTATCAGAAACTTAGACTGGACTGATGCTGCACAGTTGACTGCCCTTGTAATGGGAAATGCTGCCCTCCAACAGAAGCTGGCAGCAGTACTAATAAATTATCTCTCACACGAGCTAAAAGCAGAAATACGATATGGAGAGTAA